One stretch of Haloprofundus halophilus DNA includes these proteins:
- a CDS encoding metallophosphoesterase family protein: MMEDALELLYTGDLHLGRHPSRIPDDLDGPELSPKAVWLSTVQEAIERDVDAIVIAGDIVDQENRYFEAYGAFEDGIAQLDEAGIPVVVIAGNHDFDALPDMVDNLDSDTLQFLGRGGQWERWTLEQDGEPVAHFDGWSFSAEHVYEFPLEEYELPETDDAPHIGVLHADLNSRGSRYAPVLSSELRDTPADAWLLGHIHSPGIQIDSRPLALYSGSPQPLDPGEQQAHGPWTITIPKNGEVRAEQIPLASVRYDQVSVDVSGVDDPQETTSVISEEIKEHVRSELDTRSLELSLVRVYLTGRTDAHSTLVDQHRSMERDLGFREGSVSVRIESIDVDTRPAIDLEDLAEGDNAAAYLANLLLEIENGDTRESYGNVVDDSLAAVRQAHSANAYNPLRRETELGDSDGTDAIEHLEQQARVLLDTLLSQKGGNA; this comes from the coding sequence ATGATGGAGGACGCTCTGGAACTACTTTACACGGGAGATCTTCACCTCGGCCGTCACCCGAGTCGGATCCCGGATGATCTGGATGGTCCCGAGCTGTCGCCGAAAGCCGTCTGGCTGTCGACGGTCCAAGAGGCAATCGAACGGGATGTTGACGCGATCGTGATTGCAGGTGATATTGTTGATCAGGAGAATCGCTATTTCGAGGCGTACGGAGCGTTCGAAGACGGAATTGCCCAACTCGACGAAGCAGGGATTCCAGTCGTCGTGATTGCCGGGAATCACGACTTCGATGCCCTCCCTGATATGGTTGACAACCTCGATTCCGACACGCTCCAATTCCTCGGGAGAGGGGGTCAGTGGGAACGCTGGACGCTCGAACAGGACGGCGAGCCGGTAGCCCATTTCGATGGCTGGTCGTTTTCGGCCGAACACGTCTACGAGTTCCCGCTCGAGGAGTACGAGCTTCCGGAGACCGATGACGCGCCTCATATCGGAGTGCTTCACGCCGACCTCAACTCACGAGGAAGCCGATACGCACCGGTTCTGTCCAGCGAGCTCCGCGATACCCCAGCAGATGCCTGGCTTCTCGGTCATATTCACAGTCCGGGGATCCAGATCGACTCGCGTCCACTGGCTTTGTACTCTGGATCGCCACAACCGCTCGATCCGGGTGAACAGCAGGCCCACGGCCCGTGGACGATTACGATACCCAAAAACGGAGAGGTACGTGCTGAACAGATCCCTCTAGCATCCGTTCGCTACGACCAGGTTTCGGTCGACGTGTCCGGGGTAGACGACCCGCAAGAAACAACCTCCGTAATTTCAGAGGAAATCAAGGAACACGTTCGATCCGAACTCGACACGAGATCGTTGGAACTCAGTCTAGTTCGGGTTTATCTTACCGGTCGGACGGATGCCCACTCGACGCTCGTCGATCAGCATCGGTCGATGGAGCGTGACCTCGGATTCCGGGAGGGATCGGTTTCAGTCCGAATCGAATCGATTGACGTCGACACTCGTCCGGCAATCGATCTTGAAGACCTTGCAGAAGGAGACAATGCAGCTGCGTACCTCGCTAACCTCCTGCTCGAAATCGAGAACGGTGATACTCGCGAATCCTACGGCAACGTGGTCGATGACTCGCTAGCAGCGGTGCGGCAGGCTCATAGTGCAAATGCGTACAATCCGCTCCGACGCGAAACCGAACTCGGGGATTCGGACGGCACTGACGCTATCGAACATCTCGAACAGCAGGCACGGGTACTGCTCGATACCCTACTCAGCCAAAAGGGAGGTAACGCATGA